The region TTCCATTCTTCATCGTGCCTAATATTTTTTTCAGCTCGGCTTCTATTTTCGGCTCCTCACCTTTTATGAACGGGATGATATTGCCGTTCAGATCAAGGAATGGTGTACCCGGATAACCCGCACCGGATGAGGACTGCATGGTAGTCAGATACATCCGTTCGATACCGTATTCTCCGGAGATGGGAGCAAGAGCAAGAGCGATCACAACAGCGGAGCAGTTCGGGTTCGTGACTATCCATCCGCCCTTCCCGCCGTTATTGACCAACTGTAGATGGTCGGGATTTACCTCCGGTATGACAAGAGGAACGTCACTCGCCATCCTATGGCTGGAGGCGTTACTCACTATTACATGTCCTTTTCCCTTGAAATCGAGCTCGATCTC is a window of Candidatus Neomarinimicrobiota bacterium DNA encoding:
- a CDS encoding aspartate-semialdehyde dehydrogenase, yielding MGIQSKKKVAVLGATGIIGQTLIRLLEDHPWFTIDALVASESSAGKKYSEKCRWVLKEAMPESVREMQILDTSADLDAHILFSALDSNVAEEIELDFKGKGHVIVSNASSHRMASDVPLVIPEVNPDHLQLVNNGGKGGWIVTNPNCSAVVIALALAPISGEYGIERMYLTTMQSSSGAGYPGTPFLDLNGNIIPFIKGEEPKIEAELKKILGTMKNG